The Dehalococcoidales bacterium region TCTCTTGATTTAGCCTTGGGGATTGGTGGCATTCCCCGTGGCAGGATAACAGAAATATATGGCCCCGAAGGTTCGGGAAAGACAACGCTGGCGTTACATATTATAGCCGAGGCCCAAAGACGGGGAGGCAATACGGCTTGTATTGACGTAGAGCATGCTCTTGATCCGGTTTATGCCTCCAATATCGGGGTAAATATTGAGGAACTGCTTATATCTCAGCCAGATAACGGCGAGGAAGCTCTCGAAATAACAGAGCGGCTGGTACAAAGCGGAGCTATAGATGTGGTGGTAGTAGATAGTGTTGCTGCGCTGGTACCAAGAGCAGAGCTTGAAGGAGATATGGGTGATGCCCATGTTGGCCTGCAGGCAAGGCTCATGTCGCAAGCACTTCGAAAGCTTACTGCCGCTATTGGGCGTTCTGGTACGGCGGTAGTTTTTATCAACCAGCTCAGGGAAAAAGTGGGGATCGTTTTTGGAAATCCGGAGGTTACCCCGGGAGGCAGGGCGCTTAAGTTTTATAGCTCGGTACGTTTGGATTTAAGACGCACCGAAACTCTGAAACAAGGCACCAATGCCATCGGCACTCGAGTTCGAGCCAGGGTAGTCAAGAACAAAGTAGCTCCACCTTTCAGGACTGCTGAGTTCGATATTATGTTTGCTTCCGGTATCAGCCGTGAAGGCAGCATATTAGATTTGGGTGTTGAGCTGGGTATTGTAAAAAAGGCAGGGGCCTTCTTCTCTTATGGTGACATTCGCCTGGGGCAGGGCAGGGAAAACTCAAAGGAATTCCTTGTTGCTCATCCTGAAATTACACAGGAAATTGAACAAGGAATCAGGGCCTCAGCAGTCACCAGTTTTGGAGAAGTGGATAGCGAAACAGATTAGCCAGAATAGCTAGTCAAGCTAACACAACAAAATATTAACTGGAAAACATGAAGGCTGAGGCACGCGTGCCTCAGCCTTGTCTATTTGTGGTGTTATTATGGTATTAATCACCGGTCTGGAAATGAATACAAAAAAGAACAGGGCGCGGTTATATATCGACGGGGCTTATGTGTTCAGTATTTCTGTTGAAGTAGCCCTCAAAAAGAAGCTCAGGATCGGAATGGAAATAAGCGAAAACCAGATAGAAACACTAAGAGAAGATGATGAAATCTGCCGTTGTAAAGAATCAGCCTTTAGGCTTTTGGATTTCAGGGCGAGAAGCGAAAAAGAACTCAGGGATCGCCTTGCCCGAAAAGGATTTGGGTTAGAGGTTATAGGAAAGACGATGGAAGGTTTAAAAGCCTCCGGATTGATAGATGATGTTGAATTTGGGCGACAATGGGCAGAGAGCCGGCAAAATTTTAGGCCGCAGAGCGCTTTTCTCACCCGTCGTGAGTTAAAAGACAAGGGCTTAAGCGAAGAAGCAATTGCGCAGGCAGTTGAAAATTATGATGATTATGAAAATGCTCTGTCGGCAGCGCGGCCAAGGGCAATGAAATATACCGGGATCGAGTACCCCATATTCCAGCGCCGCATTGGCAGCTTTCTTCAGCGTCGGGGTTTTGGTTATGGGGTTATTAAACCGATTATTAACAAGCTGTGGAAAGAAGTAATACAGTATCAAAATAGCGGGGAGAACCTGCAATAAATCATCTGCAGTTCATATACAGCAGAGAAAAGGAGAATAAATGGATACGGTTCTAGTCATAGTATTCAGTTTTATCATTGGCGTTGTATTTGGCGCTATGGCTATGTTTCTTACCAAGGGTATGATGGCGGCTCGTCAGGCTACATTAGCCAAAAAGGAGGCAGCCCAGATTATTGCTGAGGCGAAAGCGGAAGCCAAGGAATATCTGCGCGAGGCCAAAAAGGAAGCAGATAGAGAAAAGACCTTAACGGAAGGTGAAATTCGGGAAAGACGCAGTGAAATTCAACGGCAGGAAAATCGTCTTGCGCAGAAGGAAGCCACACTTGAACGCAAGCTTGAGGAAGCAGAGCGGAGAGAGCAAAGCCTGGAGGACAAGAATCGTCAGTCAGAGGAAATAAAGACAGAAATAGAAAAAATAAAGCAGGATCAGTTGACACATCTGGAACAGGTCTCCCAAATGTCATCGGCCGAGGCTAAAGCCGAGTTGTTTGATCGAATGGAAAGGGAAATGCAAGCCGAGACTGCCCGGCGTTTACACCAGTGGGAGACCAAGATAAAGCTGGAAGCAGATGAAAAAGCGCGTAATATACTTTCCCAGGTGATTCAGCGCTCGGCAGCGGAGGTTGTTAGCGAGACTACTGCAACCGCGGTTCCGTTGCCTAATGATGATATGAAGGGAAGGCTTATTGGCAGGGAAGGCCGCAATATCAAGGCGCTGGAACAAGCAACCGGTGTTGATCTTATCATTGATGATACGCCTGGCGCAGTCACTCTTTCTTCTTTTGACCCGGTGAGGCGTGAAATCGCCCGCCAGGCGGTTGAAAAACTCATAATGGATGGCAGAATTCACCCGGCACGCATCGAAGAAGTGGTTAATAAAGCAAAAGAAGATGTTGAAGCCTCAATTCTGCAGGCTGGCGAGCAGGCAACCCTGCATGTAGGTGTTCAGGGGCTGCATATTGAGTTGATAAAGCTTCTTGGCAGGTTGAAATATCGAACCAGCTATGGCCAGAATGTACTCGCCCATAGTATTGAAGTAGCTCAGCTTTCCGGATTGATAGCAGCCGAGCTTGGAGTAAAGGTTCATACTGCCAAAAAAGCAGGGCTACTGCATGATATCGGCAAAGCGGTTGACCGGGAAATTGAGGGTTCGCACGCACAAATTGGCGCAGATCTGGTTAAACAATGGGATCGCAACCAGGATGTAATCAAAGGGGTCGCCGAACACCATCTTGAAGCTGGGGATACCAGTATCTGGGGTTTTATAGTATCGGCGGCGGATGCGATTTCCAGTGCAAGACCAGGAGCCCGGCGTGAGTCCCTGGAATCCTATCTCAAGCGATTGACAGCGCTGGAAGACATTGCCGGCAGCTTCAAGGGGGTTGAGAAATCCTATGCCATACAAGCTGGTCGGGAAGTGCGTATTCTGGTTAAGCCTGAAGAAGTTGATGATCTGTCGGCCATGCGTATGGCGAGAGACATTGTTAAGAAAATAGAAGAGACTCTTGAGTATCCTGGTCAGATAAGGATCACAGTAATTCGTGAGACTCGTGCTGTGGATATTGCCAAATAGAAATGAAAATACTGGTTATTGGAGATGTTATCGGAAAACCCGGGCGGCAGGCTTTACAACAGTTGCTGCCAGGGTTGAGAAACGAATTAAATCTGGATTTGGTTATTGCGAATGCGGAGAATCTGGCCGGAGGCATCGGAGTTACCCCAGAAACCGCCCGTGAGCTGCTCCAGACTGGTGTTGACGTGCTTACTTCGGGTAACCACATCTGGGCGCACAAGGATATAATTCCCGAGATAGATTCATTACCGCTGGTGCGCCCATTGAACTATCCGCCTGGTGTTCCTGGTAAAGGTTACATAATTGAGCGCAACGTTATGATAGTTAACTTGATAGGGCGAGTATTCATTGGCAATTTTGATTGTCCTTTCCGTGCTATGGATACACTGCTTTCAAGTGTCGAGCCGCTTCCAAAGGTTATCATTGTAGATTTCCATGCAGAAGCAACTGCGGAAAAAATTGCGCTGGGCAGATATCTGGATGGCAGAGTAAGCGCTGTGCTGGGAACTCATACTCATGTAGGCACTATCGACCACCAGGTGCTCCCTGGGGGGACGGCATTTGTAAGTGATATCGGCATGACGGGACCGGTTGAATCCATCATTGGAGATGAAATCGATGCCGTGCTGAAAAGGGTGCTTACTATGATGCCAGGCAGGCTTTCCGCCGCTAAAGGTCCAGTAAAGTTTACTGCTATGCTGCTCGATATCGATCAAGAAAATGGAAAGGCAATTTCGATTGAACGCATTACAAAGGATGTCGGTTAATTGAGCATAGATCTGCATCTTCATACCACTGCATCCGATGGTCGTATAGATCCGGCAGATCTAGTTGATCTTGGAGCTGAAAGAGGGCTATCAGTGATGGCTATTACCGACCACGATACTGTTGATGGCATCGATTCCGCCCTTAACCAGGCTGCCAAACATTCTGGTTTAAAGGTTATCCCTGGCATCGAGTTGAGCACCCATGCCCCTGGAAGCGAACTGCATCTTCTCGGTTATTTCATTGACCATCGCAGTCCTGAATTGCTTTCTGTTTGTCGCAGTATGCGTTCAGATCGGGCCGAGCGCGCACAGGCAATGGTTGACAAATTAAACAAACTGGGCATTCCGGTGACGTGGGAAAGGGTTTGCCAACTAGCAGGGGATTCCAATATAGGCCGTCCTCATATTGCCAGAGCGCTTTTGGAAGGTGGTTATATTAGCAGTTTTGAAGAAGCTTTTGATCTTTATCTGGCTCAGGGGAAGCCGGCATATGCAGAGCGTTTTAAAATCACTCCTGCAGAAGCTGTCCAGCTGGTTACCAGGTGCGGAGGGCTGCCGGTGATGGCTCACCCGCTTACCGTTGATAATTATATTTCGATAATAACTGAGTTAACTGCAGCCGGGCTTGTTGGAATCGAGGTACATTACAAGGATTATAATGGCGAAGAACGGCGTAGGCTTCTCGAAATTGCGTCAAAATTAAACCTGATTGCTACTGGTGGAAGTGATTATCATGGAATAGATGATACCGTTGAGGTTCTTCCGGGTAAAGCAGGAGTGCCCAGGGGTGTGGCAGCCGAATTGTATCGAAAGGCCAGACAAAAAGGGATTGCGGTATAAAGGGATGAGGGTCTCGCTATGTTAAGCTGGCAGTTTGTGCTGTTAGGCTTGTTTGCCTATCTGCTCGGCTCAGTTCCGGCAGCATATATAGCTGCGCGTTTGAGCAAGGGTATTGATTTGAGGGAAACCGGCAGCGGGAATGTTGGAACCTCTAATGTTGCCAGAATGACTTCAAAGATACTTGCTGTGCCAGTATTTATGTTTGATATAGGTAAAGGTTATCTGGTGGTTTGGCTGGCAAGTATCGCCGGAATGGAACTTTTTTACCAGATTGTTATCGGATTATTGGCAGTGATAGGCCACAATTGGCCAGTGTTTCTTGGTTTTAAGGGAGGGCGAGGAATTGCTACCAGTCTTGGAATGGTTTTGGCGGTATCTCCCTGGCTTGGGGTAATAATGATTGTCTTGGCTTTTAGCTTATTCCCATTTAAACATCTTGCTCTGGGAGTATTGATTGCATTAACCGCTCTTCCGCTCCTGGCCTGGTTTGTCGCTTCTCCGCTGGGAATAAGCGATAGAACTGGAGCCTTCTTCGGATTCCTGTTACTTTTTATAATTGTTGTTATCAGAAGATTAACTCCGCCCAGATCTGAGATTAGTCTTCACACGCCAATTGGAGAATTACTGGTAAATCGGCTGCTGTTCGACCGAGATATACGCAGTCGGGAAGCCTGGGTAAATCGCAACAGCTAACTTCATGCAGGATTAGCTGAAATATATTCTACAATTGAAGGCAACACTTTGCCTGCTTTGGTGTAAATCGCTAAATCTGCTTTTTCATCCAGCGGGGTGGGTGAAAGGTTGATTATTACCAGTTTAGCTCCATTGGATAATGCGTATTCCGGCATTAGTGCTGCTGGATAGACGGTCAGCGTCGAGCCAATTACGAAAAACAGATCGCATAAACTCGATTCTTTCTGTGCTTGCTCGAGAGCTTTTGCTGGTAAGGATTCTCCAAAGAAAACGACATCCGGCTTGATTATACCATTGCATTCGGGGCATACCGGTACTGGGGATTTCTGCGCCATGTCCAGTACTATATCCAGTGTGAACCTGTGCCTGCATCCCAAGCAGGTAAAAGTATTCATACTGCCATGCAGTTCGTGTACCAAATCCGTTGGTGCCCCTCCGAGCTGGTGGAGGCCGTCGATATTTTGGGTGATCACTGCTTTAACGTAACCTTGCTTGCATAATTCACCTATAGCAAAATGGGCGGGATTGGGAAAGACGCCGGTTATTAGTGAGCGGAATAGCTCCCAATGCATGATTCTCGACTCCTCTTGTTGAATAAACGAGGAATAGTCAAATGCCTTCTGGTCAAACCTGTCCCAGATACC contains the following coding sequences:
- the recA gene encoding recombinase RecA, giving the protein MTTEKQKALELAVGLIEKQFGKGAIMKLGADAVRTHVEAIPTGALSLDLALGIGGIPRGRITEIYGPEGSGKTTLALHIIAEAQRRGGNTACIDVEHALDPVYASNIGVNIEELLISQPDNGEEALEITERLVQSGAIDVVVVDSVAALVPRAELEGDMGDAHVGLQARLMSQALRKLTAAIGRSGTAVVFINQLREKVGIVFGNPEVTPGGRALKFYSSVRLDLRRTETLKQGTNAIGTRVRARVVKNKVAPPFRTAEFDIMFASGISREGSILDLGVELGIVKKAGAFFSYGDIRLGQGRENSKEFLVAHPEITQEIEQGIRASAVTSFGEVDSETD
- a CDS encoding regulatory protein RecX — its product is MVLITGLEMNTKKNRARLYIDGAYVFSISVEVALKKKLRIGMEISENQIETLREDDEICRCKESAFRLLDFRARSEKELRDRLARKGFGLEVIGKTMEGLKASGLIDDVEFGRQWAESRQNFRPQSAFLTRRELKDKGLSEEAIAQAVENYDDYENALSAARPRAMKYTGIEYPIFQRRIGSFLQRRGFGYGVIKPIINKLWKEVIQYQNSGENLQ
- the rny gene encoding ribonuclease Y, whose protein sequence is MDTVLVIVFSFIIGVVFGAMAMFLTKGMMAARQATLAKKEAAQIIAEAKAEAKEYLREAKKEADREKTLTEGEIRERRSEIQRQENRLAQKEATLERKLEEAERREQSLEDKNRQSEEIKTEIEKIKQDQLTHLEQVSQMSSAEAKAELFDRMEREMQAETARRLHQWETKIKLEADEKARNILSQVIQRSAAEVVSETTATAVPLPNDDMKGRLIGREGRNIKALEQATGVDLIIDDTPGAVTLSSFDPVRREIARQAVEKLIMDGRIHPARIEEVVNKAKEDVEASILQAGEQATLHVGVQGLHIELIKLLGRLKYRTSYGQNVLAHSIEVAQLSGLIAAELGVKVHTAKKAGLLHDIGKAVDREIEGSHAQIGADLVKQWDRNQDVIKGVAEHHLEAGDTSIWGFIVSAADAISSARPGARRESLESYLKRLTALEDIAGSFKGVEKSYAIQAGREVRILVKPEEVDDLSAMRMARDIVKKIEETLEYPGQIRITVIRETRAVDIAK
- a CDS encoding TIGR00282 family metallophosphoesterase — encoded protein: MKILVIGDVIGKPGRQALQQLLPGLRNELNLDLVIANAENLAGGIGVTPETARELLQTGVDVLTSGNHIWAHKDIIPEIDSLPLVRPLNYPPGVPGKGYIIERNVMIVNLIGRVFIGNFDCPFRAMDTLLSSVEPLPKVIIVDFHAEATAEKIALGRYLDGRVSAVLGTHTHVGTIDHQVLPGGTAFVSDIGMTGPVESIIGDEIDAVLKRVLTMMPGRLSAAKGPVKFTAMLLDIDQENGKAISIERITKDVG
- a CDS encoding PHP domain-containing protein; this translates as MSIDLHLHTTASDGRIDPADLVDLGAERGLSVMAITDHDTVDGIDSALNQAAKHSGLKVIPGIELSTHAPGSELHLLGYFIDHRSPELLSVCRSMRSDRAERAQAMVDKLNKLGIPVTWERVCQLAGDSNIGRPHIARALLEGGYISSFEEAFDLYLAQGKPAYAERFKITPAEAVQLVTRCGGLPVMAHPLTVDNYISIITELTAAGLVGIEVHYKDYNGEERRRLLEIASKLNLIATGGSDYHGIDDTVEVLPGKAGVPRGVAAELYRKARQKGIAV
- a CDS encoding glycerol-3-phosphate acyltransferase: MLSWQFVLLGLFAYLLGSVPAAYIAARLSKGIDLRETGSGNVGTSNVARMTSKILAVPVFMFDIGKGYLVVWLASIAGMELFYQIVIGLLAVIGHNWPVFLGFKGGRGIATSLGMVLAVSPWLGVIMIVLAFSLFPFKHLALGVLIALTALPLLAWFVASPLGISDRTGAFFGFLLLFIIVVIRRLTPPRSEISLHTPIGELLVNRLLFDRDIRSREAWVNRNS
- a CDS encoding NAD-dependent deacylase, translated to MNINNDRIFHKAAQMILDSRHAVVFTGAGVSTESGIPDFRSPGGIWDRFDQKAFDYSSFIQQEESRIMHWELFRSLITGVFPNPAHFAIGELCKQGYVKAVITQNIDGLHQLGGAPTDLVHELHGSMNTFTCLGCRHRFTLDIVLDMAQKSPVPVCPECNGIIKPDVVFFGESLPAKALEQAQKESSLCDLFFVIGSTLTVYPAALMPEYALSNGAKLVIINLSPTPLDEKADLAIYTKAGKVLPSIVEYISANPA